Part of the Methylovirgula sp. 4M-Z18 genome is shown below.
CGGCGGAGAACAAGGGGGATCGCGACTACCGCAAATGCATGGGAGAGCATTTGCCGCACGAATCTGTCTTTTCGGCACTTCTCAAACAGGCACAGGATTTGGCCGATCTCCTGGTCGCCAAATAGCCCCGCCCCCTTACCGCGCCATGAGAGCCGGACAAGCTAACCTGGCACACTGCTAATGCCGTCGTGAGGCCTACAGCAACCAAGGGAGCGGCCAATGAGAACTGCGAACAAACGCGTTTTGACGGCGATCGTGCTGTCGCTGTATGCATGCGCGGCGCCCGCCGCCGACTGGGTCCCATATGGAAATGCACGATTTCAATATTGGATCGATATCCCCCCAGACTTCTCAGCCGTTGAGGAGTCTCAAAATGGTGACGGCGGCGTGGCCACGTCGAAGGACGAAAAAACGGAGCTCAGTGTCTGGGGCAGTTATCTATCGGATAGTACATTCTCCGAAGAGATGATATCGCGGATAGAGCAAGATCAGGCTGATGGCTGGAATGTTACGTATCAAAAGCGGCAGTCAAATTGGGCCGTTTGGTCAGGGACGAAAGGAACGCGTATTTTCTACGAACGCTCGATACCGGTCTGCGCGGAAGCTGCCGCCTACTATCGCCTTGAGTACGATAAAGAGATATCGGAAACGATGGAGAAAATTATTTCCCGCCTGAACAGGTCGCTTCGTTCAGGCCAATGCCGTTAATTGACCAAGCTCGGCGAGCTTTTGAATCAGGTTTCGAAAATCAGCAAAAGCCAATTATTGGGTCCTGACCCTATTTCTTGGGTTCCGCCCACGTGTATGCGCGGATGGAGTCCGGTTTCATCTCGATCGAAAAACCGGGCGCCGAGGGCGGCATATAGGCCGCGTTCCGAATGACGCACGGGTCCACGAAGTGCTCGTGCAGATGATCGACATATTCGATCACCCTGCCCTCCTTGGTGCTCGAAACGCATAGATAGTCGATCATCGACAGGTGCTGCACGTATTCGCATAGGCCTACACCGCCAGCATGCGGCCAGACGGGCAGGTTGTATTTCGCCGCGATGAGCAACACGGCCAAGACCTCGTTCAGTCCGCCCATGCGGCAGGAATCGATCTGGACGATATCGATCGCGCCTTCGGCGATGAATTGCTTGAACATGATGCGGTTCTGGCACATCTCGCCGGTCGCCACTTTCATCGGCGCGACGGCCTGCCGGATCTTGCGATGCCCCGCAATGTCATCGGGGCTGGTTGGCTCTTCGATGAAGAACGGCTTGGCAAAGGCGAGCTCCTGCAGCCAGTCGATCGCCTGGTTCACCTCCCACACCTGATTGGCGTCGATCATCAGATAGCGGTCAGGACCGATGATCTCGCGTGCGATGGCGAGCCGGCGAATGTCGTCATCCAAATCCCGCCCCACCTTCATCTTGATATGGTTGAAGCCGGCCTCAACGGCCTCTTTGCACAAGCGCCGCAATTTTTCTTCCGGATAGCCCAGCCAGCCGGCGGACGTCGTGTAGCAGGGATACCCTTCGCGTTGCAGGATCTCTATCCGCTCCGCTTTGCCGGTCTCGGCGCGCTTCAGGATGGCGAGCGCCTCGTCTGGCGACAGAACGTCCGTCAGATACCGGAAGTCGACGATCGCCAGCACCTGTTCGGGCGACATGTCGGCAACCAGTCGCCAGACCGGCTTGCCCGCTCGCTTGGCCAGAAGGTCCCATATGGCATTGACCACGGCGCCGGTGGCAAGATGCATGGCGCCTTTGTCAGGGCCGATCCAGCGCAACTGGCTGTCGCCGGTGAGATGCCGCCACGCGCGGCCAGGATCTTCGGCGATCCAATCCAAATCGAGCCCGACCACCAGATGCCGCATCGCTTCGATCGCCGCCACGCAGATATCGTTACCGCGCCCGATGGTGAAGGTGAGGCCGTGGCCCGCCAGCCCGTCGTCCGCTTCGAGTACGACATAGGCGGCCGAATAGTCCGGGTCCGGATTCATCGCGTCGGACCCATCGAGATGCTGCGACGTCGGGAAGCGGAGGTCGTGCGTTCGTAGGTTGATTATCTTTGTCATCGTATCCTCGCGAGACGACGTGGTTGAACTTCCGGACGTCCTGCCGCCGATCCCGTCAGATCGACCAACCGCCGTCGATATTGTAGGCCTGACCCGTCGTATAGGTCGCGCCGGCAAGATAAACGGCAAGATCGGCGATCTCCTCCGCCGTCCCGAGCCGGCCCATGGGCTGGCGTGTAATGAAGGCCGCACGCGTCTTATCGTAATCGCCCTGCGCGCGCATGCGGCCTTCCAGGGATGGGCTTTCGACCGTGCCCGGGCAGATCGCGTTGCAACGGATGCCCTGCGCCACATAATCGGCGGCAACTGCCTTGGTGAGACCGATCACCGCGGCCTTGGTGACGCCGTAGGCAAAGCGGTTCGGCACACCCTTCTGCGAGCTTGCCACCGACGCCATGTTGATGATCGCGCCGTCCTTGCGCTCCAGCATGCCAGGCAGAACCGCGCGAATGGTGCGGATCATGGACCGCACATTGAGATCGAGGGCGAACTCGAGGTCCTCATCCTTCATCTCCAGGATCGAACCGCTATGTACATAGCCTGCGCAATTGAACAGAATATCGACACGGCCAATCTCCTGGGCGATGGCCGCGACATCGGCGTTACTGAGCACATCAAGCCTGCGGATGCGAATGCCTTCGGTGCCGTCCAGTTCTTTCAGCACCGTCTCGTTGACGTCCGTCGCATGGACGACGGCGCCCGCTTTGGCGAACGCCAGCGCGGATGCGCGGCCGATGCCCTGGGCGGCAGCGGTGAGGAGCACGGATTTTCCCTTGAGATCAGTCATTGTTACCCTTCAATGTGCTGGTCGCCTCTCGACGACGTAGATGCGGTCTGCAGCCAGAACGACTTTACCGTGCCAGTTGAAAATCTCGAGTCGCTCGACCGGGAGCCAATTTCATAATCCTCGAAATAGATCGTGACTTCCATGTCATGGCATCCTTGCCAGCGGCGTGGCGGGCGCAGCGCTTGATTGATAGGCCGCTTCGACCAACGCCATCGTGTTCCAGCCGTCTTCCACCGAGCTGACGAGTTCGCCATCCTCTCCCGCGACGAAGCGCTGCAAATTGGCCATGCGCCCGACGAATGCATCCGGAAACCACGCGCCTTGCAACGGCACGCGAACCCACCCATTCGCACCTTTCGGATGAATTTCGAGAATGTCGGGCTCGCCGCGCGGATAGTCGAGATTGACGCCGAGTTGCAGATAGGCGGCTCCCTCCGTGCCGCAGACACGAAATTCGCAAGCCTGGTATTTGCGGCCGAATTTGTGGTCATGATTGATCGAAAGACTGCAGCGCACGTTATCGCCATAATCGAGAATAGCGCTGGTGCGCGTCTGCGCAATCTTGTGGGCCGGATGACCAAGCGTTTTCGCGTGCACTCCCTTGGGGCTGCCGAGCACATTCCGGATCAGGTCGATATAATGGATGGAATGCAGCGCGATCTCCACGCGCGGCTCCGTCGCCACGAAAGCCCATAGATGCCACGGCGTATCGAGTGCCAGGAAGACGTCAAAATCGATGACATCGCCCAACCAGCCTTTGGCGATCGCATCCTTCAGCGCCAGCATCATGGGCGCGAAGCGAAGTTGGAAATTGACCGCCGCGACCAGCTTCTTGCGCCGGCAGATTTCGAGAATTTCCGTGGCGTCGTCGAGGGTCTTACCCATCGGTTTCTGGATCAGTGCGGCTGCGCCATCGGGGAGTGCCTTGAGAACCTGAGCATGAAAAGCGGGCGGCGTCGCGAGGTCGAAGACAGCATCTTGCACGGACGCCGCCTCCGCGGCGGTGCGATAGGCGGCGACGCCCCAGGCTTGCGCGAGCTTTTGAGCCTTGGCGAAATCCGGATCATACAGTCCCGCGATCGGAATGCCCGATTTGCGATAGGCCGGAAAATGCGCGTCAGCGACGATCGAGCCCGCGCCGAACGTGACAACCGGTCGCGGCCGCGACGGCGCGGGCCAGAACTGGACCAGCGAGGCCGGATCAAAGGACATGCGTTTCCCTTTCCATGGCATTCGCGCCGCAGGCTTGCAATGAAAGTTCAGTCCACATGAAATATCTCGTCCATTCCGGCCCACCATTCGCCCTCTCCGCGGGTCGTTAGCGGAAGCTGGAGCGGCATATTGATGGCCCACCATTCTTGCGTCTTGGGATCGGCCGCCATTTTGGCGGAATCAGCGGCAAAGTCCGTCCCATGATATTCGAAATAGGAGAAGAGCAAGTTTTCCGGCTGGCGCAGGAAGATCGTGTAATTCCTGATGTTGCAGTCGGCGATTTTGGCGAGCACGTCCGGCCAGACCGCGGCGTGCAGCCTCCTATATTCCTCGATGCCGTCCGGCTTAATGCCGAGAATGAAGCCCATGCGCCGCATCAGCGAATCTCCCAGGTGAATTCCGGAATGCTCTGGCTGCTCACGGCATCCCAGTCCCAATCGATACCGATGCCGGGCGCAGATGGCGCGTAGGCATAGCCATCCTTGATGACCATCTTCGATCCCGTCAAATCGTCGAGTTGAGGAATATACTCGACATATTTGCCGTTCTGGACCGCGCAGGCGAGCGACACATGCAATTCCATGAGAAAATGCGGACACACCGGAATATCGAAAGCTTCCGCCGCATGGGCTACCTTCAGCCAAGGGGTAATCCCGCCGATGCGGCCAACATCGACCTGTACGATCGAACATGCACCCTTCTGCATGTACTCACGGAAATGGCGGATCGAGTAGAGCGATTCACCGATCGCGATTGGCGTCGAGGTCGAACCGTTCAAGCGAACATGCCCGCCAATATCGTCCGCCGGTAGCGGCTCCTCGATCCAGGCCAGATCGAGATCGCGCAAACGATCCGCGCGGCGGATCGCCTCATCGACAGAAAAGCCCTGATTGGCGTCAGTCATGATCTCATAGCCGCTGCCCACGGCCGCGCGCACGGCGGCCAAGCGGGCAAGGTCTTCCGATCCGTGGGGGCGACCAATTTTGACCTTGGATCCGGTAAAACCTTTGGCTTTGGCCTGCAGCGCATCATCGACAAGCGCTTCCGTCTCGATATGCAGCCAACCGCCTTCGGTCGTATAAAGCGGACACTTATCCTTGGCGCCGCCAGCCAGTTTCCACAGCGGCAGTTTTTGCTTCTTCGCGCGCAGATCCCAAAGCGCGGTATCGATCGCAGCAAGAGCGATCGAGGTGATCGCGCCGACAGTGGTGGCGTGGGTCGCAAATTCGAGTTCATGCCAAATCGCCTCAATCATGTCGGCGTCACGGCCAATCATGCGCGGACATAAATGATCGATCAACAGCCGCATCACCGAAGAGCCGCCGGTCCCAATGGTGTAGGAATAACCGGTGCCGGTCGCCCCATCGGAATCCGTGATCGTGACGATCGGTGTCTCCTGACTGACGAAGGACTGAATGGCGTCCGTGCGTTTGACCTTGGGAACAAGGTCCACCATGCGCAGGTCGATCTTTTCGATCTTCGCCATGACCTAACTCCTCAATGATTTGCCAGTTTCGGCGGAGAACAAGTGCGCTTGGCTCATGTCGAAGCTCATGGCGATGCGGTCTCCCCTGTGCAGAGACTTCGGATTGAGCATCCGCGCGACGAGATCCGTGCCATCGAATTCGGCGAACACCAGCGTCTCGTTCCCGAGCGGCTCGGTCAGACTGACGGAAAGCTCCATCTCATGGACGTCTGCCTCTTCGCCCGCATGGATACCGTGCCCCTTCGGATAGATATCGTCGGGCCGCAGCCCGAAGACCACCTTGTCGCCACCCGCCACCTGCGCCCCGTACTGGCGTGGCAACGGCAATGTGGCGCCATTCTCGAAGCGGATCACGCCGTCGGCAATGATGGCGTCGCGCAGATTCATCGGCGGTGATCCAATAAAGCCAGCAACGAAGCGCGTCGCAGGCCGTTTGAACACTTCGTCGGGCGTGCCGACTTGTTCGATGTAGCCGTCACGCATGATGACAATACGATCGGACAAGGTCATCGCCTCAACCTGATCGTGCGTGACATAGATGACGGTGGCGTTCACTTTGGCATGGAGTTTTTTGATCTCGGTCCGCATTTGCGTGCGCAGTTTGGCGTCGAGATTCGACAACGGCTCATCAAACAGGAAGACATCCGGATCGCGCACGATCGCCCTGCCCATGGCAACGCGCTGGCGCTGGCCGCCGGAAAGCTGCGACGGGCGGCGCTCGAGAAGGCGGTTCAGGTCGAGAATATTGGCCACCTCGGCCACGCGCCGGTCGATCTCGTCCTGCGCGCGCCCCGCGATCTTGAGCGAGAAGCCCATATTCTCGCGCACGGTCATGTGCGGATAGAGCGCATAGGATTGGAACACCATGGCGATGTTCCGCGCGCGCGGCGGCAGATCGTTGACCAGCCGCGCACCGATCCTGATTTCGCCATCCGAGATTTCCTCGAGGCCTGCGATCATGCGCAGCGTCGTCGACTTGCCGCAGCCCGAAGGGCCAACAAGCGAGATGAATTCGCGGTCGGCCACATCAAGGTCAATGCCATGCACAACAGCAATAGAGCCGTAGCTCTTGGTAAGTTTCTTTAGCGAGACGATTGCCATGAGTTAGCCTTTCACCGCGCCGGAGGTCAGTCCGCCGACGAGGTGTTTTTGGACGATGTAGGTGAGCGCGAGCGCCGGAATGATCATCACCACGGCCAGCGCACACATCCCGCGCCAATCGATGGTGAATTCGGCCGTATAATCGAGTAATCCGACGGGAAGTGTCTTGGAATTGACTGAGCGGGTAAGCTGCGAGGCGAGTGCGAATTCGTTCCAGCAGGTCAGAAAGCCAAAGATCGCGGCAGAGGCGATGCCCGGGCCGGCCAACGGAAATTCGACTTGCCAGAAGGCCTGCCAGCGCGTGCAGCCATCGATCTGGGCCGCCTCGGCCAAATCCTTCGGTACCTGCCGGAAGAAACCGTCAATCAGCCAGATGGTGAAAGGAATGTTGAGCGCCACATAGGCCAGGATCAGGCCAAAATGTGTGTCAATGATGCCAAGCCGCGCATAGACGAAAAACAACGGCAGCGACAGCGCGATCCCGGGCACGGTGCGCGTGAGCATGAGCCCCAGGAACCACCCCGACTTGCCCTTGAAGCGGTAACGCGCAAAAGCATAGCCCCCCGCCATTCCGATGATGATCGCCACGACCGTAGACGTTACGGAAATGATGAGCGAATTGCGGAAATAGTCCCACACCGGGATGCCGCCTTTACCCACGCCCGAAAACATCGATACATAGGCGTCGAACGATAGCTCTTGAGGAATCCACACCGGCGGCTTGGCCATGATCTCGACGGTCGGTCGAAACGACGACAGCACGATCCACAATCCCGGCAAGCAGATGAAGAGCATCGCCAGAAAAAGTGCGAGCTTGTGGAGAGCCGCCAGCAGGCGCTTGGTGTTGCGGGCGGAAGCGTTTTCGTCGGCCATGGCTACCACTCCGCGCCGATCTGCGTGCGCGCTGCGGCAAGCTTGCGGAAGAAATACCAGGTGAACAAGATCGACAGCAGGATGGACACATAGGCCATGGCATTGGCGGCGCCCATGCGTGCATCCGAATAGGCTGTTCGGGCGATCATCGTCCACAGCAGTTCCGTGCGCCCGGCCGGACCGCCGTCGGTCATGATCTTCACGATGTCATAGGCGCGCGCGACATCCAGCGAGCGGATCGTCATCGCGATATAAGCAAACGGCATCACGAACGGCCAGGTCACATAGCGGAAGGTTTGCCAAGGC
Proteins encoded:
- a CDS encoding ABC transporter ATP-binding protein, which encodes MAIVSLKKLTKSYGSIAVVHGIDLDVADREFISLVGPSGCGKSTTLRMIAGLEEISDGEIRIGARLVNDLPPRARNIAMVFQSYALYPHMTVRENMGFSLKIAGRAQDEIDRRVAEVANILDLNRLLERRPSQLSGGQRQRVAMGRAIVRDPDVFLFDEPLSNLDAKLRTQMRTEIKKLHAKVNATVIYVTHDQVEAMTLSDRIVIMRDGYIEQVGTPDEVFKRPATRFVAGFIGSPPMNLRDAIIADGVIRFENGATLPLPRQYGAQVAGGDKVVFGLRPDDIYPKGHGIHAGEEADVHEMELSVSLTEPLGNETLVFAEFDGTDLVARMLNPKSLHRGDRIAMSFDMSQAHLFSAETGKSLRS
- a CDS encoding SDR family oxidoreductase encodes the protein MTDLKGKSVLLTAAAQGIGRASALAFAKAGAVVHATDVNETVLKELDGTEGIRIRRLDVLSNADVAAIAQEIGRVDILFNCAGYVHSGSILEMKDEDLEFALDLNVRSMIRTIRAVLPGMLERKDGAIINMASVASSQKGVPNRFAYGVTKAAVIGLTKAVAADYVAQGIRCNAICPGTVESPSLEGRMRAQGDYDKTRAAFITRQPMGRLGTAEEIADLAVYLAGATYTTGQAYNIDGGWSI
- a CDS encoding carbohydrate ABC transporter permease, with amino-acid sequence MADENASARNTKRLLAALHKLALFLAMLFICLPGLWIVLSSFRPTVEIMAKPPVWIPQELSFDAYVSMFSGVGKGGIPVWDYFRNSLIISVTSTVVAIIIGMAGGYAFARYRFKGKSGWFLGLMLTRTVPGIALSLPLFFVYARLGIIDTHFGLILAYVALNIPFTIWLIDGFFRQVPKDLAEAAQIDGCTRWQAFWQVEFPLAGPGIASAAIFGFLTCWNEFALASQLTRSVNSKTLPVGLLDYTAEFTIDWRGMCALAVVMIIPALALTYIVQKHLVGGLTSGAVKG
- a CDS encoding Gfo/Idh/MocA family protein produces the protein MSFDPASLVQFWPAPSRPRPVVTFGAGSIVADAHFPAYRKSGIPIAGLYDPDFAKAQKLAQAWGVAAYRTAAEAASVQDAVFDLATPPAFHAQVLKALPDGAAALIQKPMGKTLDDATEILEICRRKKLVAAVNFQLRFAPMMLALKDAIAKGWLGDVIDFDVFLALDTPWHLWAFVATEPRVEIALHSIHYIDLIRNVLGSPKGVHAKTLGHPAHKIAQTRTSAILDYGDNVRCSLSINHDHKFGRKYQACEFRVCGTEGAAYLQLGVNLDYPRGEPDILEIHPKGANGWVRVPLQGAWFPDAFVGRMANLQRFVAGEDGELVSSVEDGWNTMALVEAAYQSSAAPATPLARMP
- a CDS encoding L-rhamnose mutarotase is translated as MRRMGFILGIKPDGIEEYRRLHAAVWPDVLAKIADCNIRNYTIFLRQPENLLFSYFEYHGTDFAADSAKMAADPKTQEWWAINMPLQLPLTTRGEGEWWAGMDEIFHVD
- a CDS encoding L-fuconate dehydratase, whose translation is MTKIINLRTHDLRFPTSQHLDGSDAMNPDPDYSAAYVVLEADDGLAGHGLTFTIGRGNDICVAAIEAMRHLVVGLDLDWIAEDPGRAWRHLTGDSQLRWIGPDKGAMHLATGAVVNAIWDLLAKRAGKPVWRLVADMSPEQVLAIVDFRYLTDVLSPDEALAILKRAETGKAERIEILQREGYPCYTTSAGWLGYPEEKLRRLCKEAVEAGFNHIKMKVGRDLDDDIRRLAIAREIIGPDRYLMIDANQVWEVNQAIDWLQELAFAKPFFIEEPTSPDDIAGHRKIRQAVAPMKVATGEMCQNRIMFKQFIAEGAIDIVQIDSCRMGGLNEVLAVLLIAAKYNLPVWPHAGGVGLCEYVQHLSMIDYLCVSSTKEGRVIEYVDHLHEHFVDPCVIRNAAYMPPSAPGFSIEMKPDSIRAYTWAEPKK
- a CDS encoding mandelate racemase/muconate lactonizing enzyme family protein produces the protein MAKIEKIDLRMVDLVPKVKRTDAIQSFVSQETPIVTITDSDGATGTGYSYTIGTGGSSVMRLLIDHLCPRMIGRDADMIEAIWHELEFATHATTVGAITSIALAAIDTALWDLRAKKQKLPLWKLAGGAKDKCPLYTTEGGWLHIETEALVDDALQAKAKGFTGSKVKIGRPHGSEDLARLAAVRAAVGSGYEIMTDANQGFSVDEAIRRADRLRDLDLAWIEEPLPADDIGGHVRLNGSTSTPIAIGESLYSIRHFREYMQKGACSIVQVDVGRIGGITPWLKVAHAAEAFDIPVCPHFLMELHVSLACAVQNGKYVEYIPQLDDLTGSKMVIKDGYAYAPSAPGIGIDWDWDAVSSQSIPEFTWEIR